Sequence from the Rhodanobacter sp. genome:
CTGCTGCCGCGCGCCTTCGTGCGCAGCTCGCGGCTTTCCGCCTACGTGGACACGCGGCACGGCTGGCTGGTGCTGGACACCTCCAGCCGCAAGAGCGCCGAGAACGCGCTCAGCCAGATCCGCGAGGCGCTGGGCAGCTTCCCTGCCGTGCCGCTGGCGCCGGAGGAAGGCCCGCGCGTGCTGATGACCGATTGGCTCGCCAACGGGACGCTGCCCGCCGGCCTCGCGCTGGGCGACGAGGTGGAACTGCGCGACCCGTCCACCGCCACCGGCGCCATCGCCAAGTGCCGCCGCCAGGACCTCGATGCGGAGGAGGTGAAGGAGCACCTGCGCAACGGCAAGCAGGTGTTCCAGCTCGGCCTGGTGTTCGACGAGCGCATGAGCTTCGTGCTGGGCGAGGATCTGATCGTGCGCAAGCTGAAATTCCTCGACGTGGTGACCGAGGAACTGGGCGACAGCCACGAGGACGCCGCTGCCGAAGCCGACGCCGGCTTCGCCCTGCTCACCCTGGAACTGGAGCGCTTGCTGGCCAAGCTGGAGGAATGGTTCGGCCTGCCGCGTCCCAGCGACGGCTGAGATTGGCGCCAGACAAGGCTTTCCCGGAGGCGTGACGATCGCCTCTTGCACCCGGCCCCGGTTCTCCCCACATACTGGCTACCCGGCCCGCCGTCGCTGACGGGCCGGCCGTACCGGCGGCAAGGATCATGGCGCAACATCTCGAAGGCGACTGGCTGGAACTGGCGACCGCAGGCGGCAACACCATCCGCGTGCTCAAGGCCGCCCATCCGCGTGCGCGCCGCCTGCGCCTCACCGTCACGCCCAAGGGTGCCCGCGTCACCTATCCCGACGGCACGCATCCCGCCCAGGTCAGCGCCTTCCTGCGCCACCACGCCGACTGGCTGGAACAGAAACTCGACGAGCTGCACCTGATCGTGAAGCCCTTGCCGCCGCTGCGCGTGGGGCACGCCACCACCTTGCCGCTGCGCGGCGAGCAGGTCGCGCTGGACTGGGACGAAGGCGCCTATCCCCGCGTCGAGGCATCGACCGACAAGCTCGTGCTGGTGATCCCGCGCCCGCATACCCGCGCCCTGCTGGTGGCGCGCGGCCTGCTGGCCTCGCATTTCGAATCGTTGATCCGCCGCGACGTGTCGCGCTGGCTGGCGTTCTACGTGCCGCAGCTCGGCCTCGCCCCCACCGCGCTGAGGGTGCGGCCGATGAAGAGCCTGTGGGGCAGCCTCGACACCCGCGACCGCATCAACCTCGACCTCGCGCTGGCGCTCGCGCCACCCGCCGCGCTGCGCTACGTGCTGGTGCACGAACTCTGCCACCTCAAGGTGCGCAGCCACGCGCCGCGTTTCTGGGCGCAGGTGGAGCAACTGATGCCCGAGTGGCGCGAGCAGCGCAATTGGCTGCGCGTCAACGGCGCCACGTTGAAGGCCGAGCTGGATCGGCTGGTGGCCGACGTGGCGGATTGAGCGACTCGGCGGCGTGAGAGTGCCTTCAAGGCGCCGTCGTGCGGCGCCGAGTATGCGAGCCACCTGACGTCCGTCGCTCAATGGCATCGCAGCGGCGGCGCGTGCTTGGCATGGCCATGCCGCATCGCACCGATCAGTGCGACAGCGCGAACGCGGTGAGGATCTGCGCGGTTTCTTCGGGTTTTTCCAGTTGCGGCATGTGGCCGCAGCCGATCAGCGTGCTGGTGCTGATGGCGCTGGCGTGGACGAGGCCGTTGCGCAGGCTG
This genomic interval carries:
- a CDS encoding recombination-associated protein RdgC, whose product is MFFRNLTLFRFSPAVADDLKRLDEALGEHRLRPCGPLEMFTKGFVPPVGRGDEAALTHVVKHCTWLTVGGEDKLLPAAVVNDELQRKVRKIAEEEGRKVGGRERKRLKEDLLTELLPRAFVRSSRLSAYVDTRHGWLVLDTSSRKSAENALSQIREALGSFPAVPLAPEEGPRVLMTDWLANGTLPAGLALGDEVELRDPSTATGAIAKCRRQDLDAEEVKEHLRNGKQVFQLGLVFDERMSFVLGEDLIVRKLKFLDVVTEELGDSHEDAAAEADAGFALLTLELERLLAKLEEWFGLPRPSDG
- a CDS encoding SprT family zinc-dependent metalloprotease, coding for MAQHLEGDWLELATAGGNTIRVLKAAHPRARRLRLTVTPKGARVTYPDGTHPAQVSAFLRHHADWLEQKLDELHLIVKPLPPLRVGHATTLPLRGEQVALDWDEGAYPRVEASTDKLVLVIPRPHTRALLVARGLLASHFESLIRRDVSRWLAFYVPQLGLAPTALRVRPMKSLWGSLDTRDRINLDLALALAPPAALRYVLVHELCHLKVRSHAPRFWAQVEQLMPEWREQRNWLRVNGATLKAELDRLVADVAD